A stretch of Paenibacillus mucilaginosus 3016 DNA encodes these proteins:
- a CDS encoding carbohydrate ABC transporter permease, whose translation MQASMNVRHTDRSSLIIRIVSYVFIALLAVSCLLPFVLIVATSLTSEASILKNGFNLWPKEFSTYAYRIVFENPELIIGSYIVTLGITLVGTAVGLFLVAMTGYALQRPDFHFRNKISFFIYFTTLFSGGIVPFYLLITQYLHLKDNYLAVLLPGLLSPFLIIMMKSFTQSIPHAITESAKIDGAGDFTIFMRLILPMSTPALATIGLFIALGYWNEWYNSMLFLSPDMKYRPLQLFLYNVVTSADFIRNSAAASNVPLRDVPLESMKMATAVVATGPVILFYPFVQRYFIQGITVGAVKG comes from the coding sequence GTGCAAGCTTCCATGAATGTAAGGCATACGGACCGTTCGTCCCTGATCATCCGGATCGTCTCTTATGTGTTTATCGCATTGCTTGCGGTAAGCTGCCTGCTTCCCTTTGTGCTGATTGTGGCCACCTCCCTCACCTCGGAAGCTTCCATCCTCAAGAACGGCTTTAATCTGTGGCCCAAGGAATTCAGCACCTATGCGTACCGGATCGTCTTCGAGAACCCGGAGCTCATTATCGGCTCGTATATCGTCACCCTGGGCATTACGCTGGTCGGAACGGCCGTAGGCCTGTTCCTGGTCGCGATGACGGGATATGCGCTGCAAAGGCCGGATTTTCACTTCCGGAACAAGATTTCCTTCTTTATCTACTTCACCACCCTGTTCTCCGGGGGCATTGTTCCTTTCTATCTGCTCATCACCCAGTATCTTCACTTGAAGGATAACTATCTCGCCGTCCTGCTGCCGGGACTGCTCAGTCCCTTCCTGATCATCATGATGAAGAGCTTCACCCAATCGATCCCGCATGCGATTACGGAATCGGCGAAGATCGACGGGGCCGGGGATTTCACCATCTTCATGCGCCTGATTCTGCCCATGTCGACTCCCGCTCTCGCTACGATCGGATTGTTCATTGCTCTGGGGTATTGGAACGAATGGTACAATTCCATGCTCTTCTTGTCCCCGGATATGAAGTACAGGCCGCTGCAGCTGTTCCTGTACAATGTGGTCACCTCGGCGGATTTCATACGGAACTCCGCTGCCGCTTCCAATGTGCCTCTTCGGGATGTCCCTCTGGAGTCCATGAAGATGGCGACGGCCGTAGTCGCAACGGGCCCGGTGATCCTGTTCTACCCGTTTGTTCAGCGTTATTTTATCCAAGGCATTACGGTTGGGGCGGTAAAAGGGTGA
- a CDS encoding ABC transporter permease, with translation MNRAFAEPSVPSALTKQNQFTFWRKLRNNRTLLMMCLPAVLFFILFSYLPMPGLYLAFINYNYTDGIFGSEFIGLDNFRFLVESGDLWRLTFNTVAYNLAFILLGNALQIFVAIMLNELRSKFFKKVSQTLMFLPHFISAVLIGLIAYNILSFDYGLLNSILKSMGMEPVKTYSNPGIWPYIIILTYLWQSTGYGSIVYFAAIMGLDSEIVEAAEIDGANGFQRIRYIILPWLKPTFIILLLFSLGGVLRGNFGLFYNLVGANNTMLYSTTDIIETFVFRSLMNNFNFSMGSAVSLYQSLFGFAFVLTANWLVKKFSPDNSLF, from the coding sequence ATGAATCGAGCGTTTGCTGAGCCGTCCGTACCGTCGGCCCTGACCAAGCAGAACCAGTTTACGTTTTGGCGGAAACTGCGGAATAACCGGACGCTGCTCATGATGTGCCTGCCGGCCGTCCTGTTCTTTATCCTGTTCTCTTATCTGCCGATGCCGGGCTTGTATCTGGCCTTCATCAACTACAATTATACCGACGGCATCTTCGGCAGTGAGTTCATCGGGCTCGACAACTTCCGGTTTCTCGTGGAATCAGGGGACCTGTGGAGATTAACCTTCAATACCGTAGCCTATAATCTGGCCTTTATCCTGCTTGGCAATGCCCTTCAGATCTTCGTGGCCATCATGCTGAACGAGCTGCGGAGCAAATTTTTCAAGAAAGTATCCCAGACTCTCATGTTTCTTCCCCACTTTATTTCTGCGGTCCTGATCGGCCTGATTGCTTATAACATCTTGAGCTTTGATTACGGTCTGCTCAACAGCATCCTGAAGTCGATGGGCATGGAGCCCGTGAAGACCTACTCGAACCCCGGCATCTGGCCTTACATTATCATTCTTACCTACCTGTGGCAGTCCACCGGGTACGGGTCCATCGTATATTTTGCCGCCATCATGGGACTTGACTCCGAGATCGTGGAAGCGGCGGAGATCGACGGGGCGAACGGCTTTCAGCGCATCCGGTACATCATTCTCCCTTGGCTCAAGCCGACATTCATCATCCTCCTTCTGTTCTCTCTGGGCGGCGTGTTGAGAGGCAACTTCGGCTTATTTTATAACCTTGTCGGAGCCAATAACACGATGCTGTACAGCACGACGGATATTATCGAGACCTTTGTCTTCCGCTCCCTGATGAACAATTTCAACTTCTCCATGGGCAGTGCCGTGAGCTTGTACCAGTCCTTGTTCGGCTTCGCCTTCGTGCTGACCGCCAACTGGCTCGTGAAGAAGTTCTCGCCCGATAATTCCTTATTCTGA
- a CDS encoding GGDEF domain-containing protein produces MPGWIPKRLGLIKFQVLLTGLLAFSLAGTTAVLTGVALTKQNDSMTDSILQSNFEGARNLNVSMNKLLDLMMRELGAAAKFIGGQEGPLEQQAGYVNEMLGGRRFFAGAVLLDAKGVVRASTPGLLMQAGEALDEQVVEMALALPRPFVSGAFIAPNGHCAVLVSHPVMNRDGQRLGVVAGVIDLDERNVFSDFFEHASRSKNGTYAYLVNERGQVMLNPDDQRSGELIAPEVLRQTFPNEDIRYAAVRNTEGREVLAGYLTIPKIGWGIVFQSPAEVVDEALGVLIKAQLAWILPLFVLMLLVSLGIARKLAAPFAALTAAARQISAGERMVDPPFTRHWNYEAHHLAKAMMWAVGALQHQADRMSEQARTDGLTGLANRVCLEERVADMETGNQPYALLVLDIDHFKSVNDVYGHQTGDEALVHLARMISLEAGGESFAFRFGGEEFVVLLPGGGLEDGLDLAERIRSRMEHTVSPTGRPITVSIGAAACPRHGETFGEVFERADQALYQAKRSGRNRTAAAEELLPVG; encoded by the coding sequence ATGCCCGGATGGATACCGAAAAGACTGGGCCTTATTAAATTTCAGGTGCTGCTGACCGGGCTGCTGGCTTTCTCTCTGGCGGGAACGACAGCGGTGCTCACGGGGGTGGCGCTGACCAAGCAGAATGACTCGATGACCGATTCGATCCTGCAGTCGAATTTCGAAGGCGCCCGCAATCTCAACGTATCGATGAACAAGCTGCTCGATCTGATGATGCGTGAACTGGGGGCTGCGGCCAAATTCATCGGCGGGCAGGAAGGTCCGCTCGAGCAGCAGGCGGGATATGTCAACGAGATGCTGGGGGGACGGCGCTTTTTTGCAGGGGCGGTGCTCCTGGACGCCAAGGGGGTCGTCCGTGCAAGCACGCCCGGACTGCTGATGCAGGCGGGCGAAGCGCTGGACGAACAAGTCGTAGAGATGGCCTTGGCGCTTCCCCGTCCCTTCGTGTCCGGAGCCTTCATAGCACCCAACGGCCACTGCGCGGTGCTGGTGTCCCACCCGGTGATGAACCGGGACGGGCAGCGGCTGGGTGTCGTGGCGGGCGTTATCGATCTCGACGAGAGGAACGTATTCAGCGACTTCTTCGAGCATGCGAGCCGGAGCAAGAACGGGACGTACGCTTATCTTGTGAACGAAAGGGGGCAGGTGATGCTCAATCCCGACGACCAGCGGTCCGGCGAACTGATCGCACCGGAGGTGCTCCGGCAAACCTTCCCGAATGAGGATATCCGCTATGCGGCGGTTCGTAATACCGAAGGCCGTGAAGTGCTTGCAGGATATCTGACGATTCCGAAGATCGGCTGGGGCATCGTGTTCCAGTCCCCGGCGGAAGTGGTGGACGAAGCACTGGGCGTACTGATCAAGGCCCAGCTGGCGTGGATTCTTCCCTTGTTCGTCCTCATGCTGCTCGTGAGCCTGGGGATCGCCCGGAAGCTGGCCGCGCCCTTCGCGGCGCTGACGGCTGCGGCCCGGCAGATTTCGGCGGGGGAACGGATGGTCGATCCGCCGTTCACGAGGCATTGGAACTACGAGGCGCATCACCTGGCGAAGGCGATGATGTGGGCGGTCGGTGCGCTTCAGCACCAGGCCGACCGGATGAGCGAGCAGGCGAGGACCGATGGGCTTACCGGGCTGGCCAACCGGGTGTGCCTGGAGGAGCGGGTGGCGGACATGGAGACCGGGAATCAGCCGTATGCGCTGCTGGTGCTGGACATCGACCATTTCAAATCGGTGAATGATGTGTACGGGCATCAGACGGGGGATGAGGCCCTCGTGCATCTGGCCCGCATGATCAGCCTGGAAGCGGGCGGGGAGAGCTTCGCCTTCCGGTTCGGAGGCGAGGAGTTCGTGGTCCTGCTGCCGGGCGGGGGCTTGGAGGACGGGCTGGATCTGGCCGAGCGGATCCGCAGCCGGATGGAGCACACGGTGTCGCCGACGGGCAGGCCGATCACCGTATCGATCGGGGCGGCGGCCTGCCCGAGGCACGGAGAGACCTTCGGCGAGGTGTTCGAGCGGGCCGACCAGGCGCTGTACCAGGCCAAGCGGAGCGGCCGGAACCGGACGGCTGCGGCGGAGGAGCTTTTGCCAGTGGGATAA
- a CDS encoding SDR family oxidoreductase gives MKTILITGASSGIGRAAALYFQEQGWNVIATMRSPEKETELGRLDRVLVSRLDVVREETIQEALSQGIERFGTIDVLLNNAGYAAFGAFEAASEEQIHRQFDVNVFGVFRMTQAILPHFRTNQEGTIINVSSIGGRVAFPLLTLYHASKWALEGFSESLYYELAGLKIRVKVVEPGNVHTDFDGAVAGSDPKRFTRSL, from the coding sequence ATGAAAACCATCTTGATTACGGGAGCTTCTTCAGGGATCGGACGCGCCGCAGCTTTATACTTTCAGGAGCAGGGGTGGAATGTAATCGCAACGATGCGTTCGCCGGAGAAGGAGACGGAACTCGGCCGATTGGACCGGGTTCTGGTTTCAAGGCTGGATGTTGTACGCGAAGAAACGATTCAGGAGGCCCTGAGCCAGGGGATCGAGCGTTTCGGTACAATCGATGTCCTGCTGAATAATGCCGGTTATGCGGCATTCGGTGCATTTGAGGCGGCATCGGAAGAGCAGATCCATAGGCAGTTTGATGTCAATGTGTTCGGTGTGTTTCGTATGACGCAGGCGATTCTCCCTCATTTCAGGACCAACCAGGAAGGAACGATCATCAATGTGTCATCGATTGGCGGAAGGGTGGCCTTTCCGTTATTAACCCTGTATCATGCCAGCAAATGGGCTCTTGAGGGATTTTCGGAGTCCCTGTATTATGAGCTCGCGGGCCTCAAGATCAGGGTGAAGGTGGTGGAGCCCGGCAACGTGCACACGGATTTCGACGGGGCGGTCGCTGGATCTGATCCGAAGCGATTCACTCGAAGCCTATAA
- a CDS encoding TetR/AcrR family transcriptional regulator: MRKPGSVDQYIERIKPVVRKTRFSQLKIDEVAKVMDISKATLYKYFSSGEDIISTIVDHYTDYMLQADTLVQEDSVPYPERFQRLYGHSLRCVIYGSNLFMQDLQENYPPLYDKLAAAQQVRNKNLTPFYESGMEKKIFNPMNPILFMIQDEAVLRSIVEPLFCVQYDLTLKQALLDFYTLKKFQLLTPEHLQAVDDSIIENEIVQLLQSL; encoded by the coding sequence GTGAGGAAGCCGGGAAGTGTGGATCAATATATCGAACGAATCAAGCCCGTTGTCAGAAAAACCAGGTTCAGTCAGCTCAAAATCGACGAGGTCGCCAAGGTAATGGATATCAGCAAGGCCACCCTTTATAAGTATTTTTCTTCGGGTGAAGACATCATCTCTACGATTGTAGATCACTATACGGACTATATGCTTCAGGCGGATACCCTGGTCCAAGAGGACTCGGTTCCTTATCCGGAACGGTTTCAGAGGCTGTACGGGCATTCGCTGCGGTGTGTGATCTACGGCTCCAATCTGTTCATGCAGGATCTTCAGGAAAACTATCCGCCGTTGTACGACAAGCTCGCTGCAGCCCAGCAGGTCCGGAATAAAAATTTAACCCCCTTCTATGAGTCGGGCATGGAGAAGAAGATATTCAACCCCATGAATCCCATTCTATTTATGATCCAGGACGAAGCGGTCCTCCGGTCGATCGTGGAGCCTCTGTTCTGCGTCCAGTATGACCTTACCCTGAAACAGGCGCTTCTCGATTTTTATACGCTGAAGAAATTCCAGCTGCTTACACCGGAGCACCTCCAGGCGGTGGACGACTCCATCATCGAGAACGAGATCGTACAGCTCCTGCAGAGCCTGTAA
- a CDS encoding substrate-binding domain-containing protein, with product MNKGWGVVLAVLLLLAAGLGYYGWTSGADAKSRPILLIPKTTDPRISFWQAMRQGAEAAAREYGVEVQMAGMAAETEIEGQIRLLEEAILRKPRAIILAAADSNRLLPVCTRIKEAGIPLITVDSGLSAEAAASLIATDNYAAGRQVGDAMGALLKPGAKVAVISFVKGSTPAVERERGVRDSLEEKGITVAQTLYTNAEEELAYRLTTELLQTAAASELDGFIGLNEPSTVGAARALKEGQPEGGRVPMVGFDSSMREIAFLEEGVLQAIVVQKPFNMGYLAVKTAVEASSGVAAAPWVDTGAVTVTRSTMFSKANQKLLFPFGSEAYGGLVGESRE from the coding sequence TTGAATAAAGGATGGGGAGTGGTCCTGGCGGTACTGCTGCTGCTTGCCGCCGGACTCGGATATTACGGCTGGACGTCGGGCGCCGATGCCAAGAGCAGGCCGATTCTGCTCATCCCGAAGACGACGGATCCCCGGATCTCGTTCTGGCAGGCGATGCGGCAAGGAGCCGAGGCAGCCGCCAGGGAGTACGGCGTGGAGGTGCAGATGGCCGGTATGGCGGCGGAGACCGAGATCGAAGGGCAGATCCGCCTGCTGGAGGAGGCGATCCTCCGGAAGCCCCGGGCCATCATCCTGGCGGCTGCGGATTCCAATCGGCTGCTGCCTGTATGCACCCGGATCAAGGAGGCGGGAATCCCTCTCATTACCGTCGATTCGGGGTTGAGTGCAGAGGCGGCCGCCAGCCTGATCGCCACGGACAATTATGCGGCCGGGAGGCAGGTCGGCGATGCGATGGGGGCCCTGCTGAAGCCGGGGGCCAAGGTGGCGGTCATCAGCTTCGTGAAAGGCTCGACCCCTGCGGTGGAACGCGAAAGAGGGGTGAGGGACAGCTTGGAGGAGAAAGGGATCACCGTAGCGCAGACCCTCTATACGAATGCCGAGGAAGAGCTCGCCTACCGGTTGACCACGGAGCTGCTGCAAACTGCGGCAGCCAGTGAGCTGGACGGCTTCATCGGTCTGAACGAGCCCTCCACCGTGGGGGCGGCCCGAGCCTTGAAGGAAGGGCAGCCGGAGGGCGGAAGGGTGCCGATGGTCGGTTTCGACAGCTCGATGAGGGAAATCGCCTTTCTGGAGGAAGGCGTCCTTCAGGCCATCGTTGTGCAGAAGCCGTTCAACATGGGGTATCTGGCGGTCAAAACAGCCGTCGAGGCCTCTTCGGGAGTCGCTGCTGCTCCTTGGGTCGATACGGGGGCGGTCACCGTGACGAGAAGCACGATGTTCTCGAAGGCAAACCAGAAGCTGCTGTTCCCGTTCGGCAGCGAAGCGTATGGAGGCTTGGTCGGGGAATCGCGGGAATAG
- a CDS encoding cache domain-containing sensor histidine kinase → MRGVRLFQYQSIHTQIALAFSALILCTTIILSYTAYRLSSDAVTGTSLEYTKELVRQVHTNVENYIYSMESIASLALSSGELKRYASLPRQDSEEGEELGRRLGDYFRSVLASRKDMASILFVGGHGGMVGGRSGESLKPSSEVRQQEWYLNAHQLEGGTAITSSHVQQLYRGEYPWVVSISKALPSTAAKPSGEGADGGVLLVDLNYSVIDNLCKQIQLGRRGYVFILAPSGDLVYHPQQQILNTQLKTERIPDILESRDGTMTFGRGAEQKIYTVSTTRFGWKVVGVVYPEDLARNKRAMQGSAALWGSLCLAVALSISVILSFRLTRPIKALEGHMKLAEKGDFGQRVEIESTNEIGKLARTFNVMIGRIQDLMEQIVQEQEQKRISELKALQAQIKPHFLYNTLDSIIWMAETRKVDEVVTMTSALAKLLRSSINQGEEWVPLAVELEQIRHYLTIQQIRYRRKFTYSIEVPEELYPYPIVKLVLQPIVENAIYHGIKHKAEPGHIRISGRRGAGGIELAVSDDGVGMTPEKLQTILGGTPRTKEAPGGSGVGVHNVHQRIALAFGPGYGLGFESELEEGTTVTIRLPELEDKGGSAG, encoded by the coding sequence ATGAGAGGCGTCCGGCTCTTTCAATATCAGAGCATCCACACGCAGATCGCGCTGGCGTTCTCGGCCCTCATTCTCTGCACCACGATCATTCTCAGCTATACCGCTTACCGGCTCTCCTCCGATGCGGTGACCGGCACTTCGCTGGAGTATACGAAGGAATTGGTCCGGCAGGTGCACACGAATGTCGAGAATTACATCTACAGCATGGAGAGCATTGCATCCCTTGCGCTCAGCAGCGGGGAATTGAAGCGGTATGCCTCCCTGCCGCGGCAGGACAGCGAAGAAGGGGAGGAGCTGGGACGGCGGCTCGGCGACTATTTCCGCTCGGTCCTCGCTTCCCGGAAAGATATGGCTTCGATTCTCTTTGTCGGCGGGCACGGGGGAATGGTCGGAGGGCGGAGCGGGGAGAGCCTCAAGCCCTCTTCGGAAGTGCGGCAGCAGGAGTGGTACTTGAATGCGCATCAGCTGGAGGGGGGCACGGCCATCACCTCCTCGCATGTTCAGCAGCTGTACAGGGGAGAGTACCCGTGGGTCGTATCCATCAGTAAAGCCCTTCCTTCTACCGCCGCCAAGCCTTCGGGCGAAGGGGCGGACGGAGGCGTGCTGCTGGTGGATCTGAACTACAGCGTGATCGATAACCTGTGCAAGCAGATCCAGCTCGGCCGGCGGGGATATGTATTTATCCTGGCGCCCTCCGGCGACCTCGTGTATCATCCGCAGCAGCAGATCCTGAATACGCAGCTGAAGACGGAGCGGATACCGGACATCCTGGAGTCCAGGGACGGGACGATGACCTTCGGAAGGGGCGCGGAGCAGAAGATCTACACCGTGTCGACAACCCGGTTCGGCTGGAAGGTCGTCGGTGTCGTGTATCCGGAGGATCTCGCCCGCAACAAGCGTGCCATGCAGGGGTCCGCGGCCTTGTGGGGGAGCCTGTGCCTTGCCGTCGCCCTATCGATCTCGGTGATCCTGTCCTTCAGGCTGACCCGGCCGATCAAAGCGCTGGAAGGCCATATGAAGCTGGCGGAGAAGGGGGACTTCGGGCAGCGTGTCGAGATTGAGAGCACGAATGAGATCGGCAAGCTGGCGAGAACTTTCAATGTGATGATCGGCCGGATTCAGGATCTCATGGAGCAGATCGTACAGGAGCAGGAGCAGAAGCGCATCAGTGAACTGAAAGCGCTTCAGGCTCAAATCAAGCCCCATTTTCTATACAATACCCTCGACTCGATCATATGGATGGCCGAAACCCGGAAGGTGGATGAAGTCGTCACGATGACCTCCGCGCTCGCCAAGCTGCTCCGCTCCAGCATTAACCAAGGGGAAGAATGGGTCCCCCTCGCTGTGGAGCTTGAGCAGATCCGTCATTACCTGACGATCCAGCAGATCCGGTACCGCCGCAAGTTCACCTATTCCATTGAAGTGCCGGAGGAGCTGTACCCGTACCCCATCGTAAAGCTCGTTCTGCAGCCGATCGTGGAGAACGCCATCTACCACGGGATCAAGCACAAGGCGGAGCCGGGCCATATCCGCATCTCAGGGCGGCGGGGGGCCGGAGGGATTGAACTGGCGGTATCGGACGACGGCGTCGGCATGACCCCGGAGAAGCTGCAGACGATACTGGGCGGGACTCCCCGCACTAAGGAGGCTCCCGGAGGCTCCGGCGTAGGCGTGCATAATGTCCATCAACGGATCGCGCTGGCTTTTGGGCCGGGCTATGGCCTTGGGTTCGAGAGTGAACTGGAGGAAGGGACAACGGTGACGATCCGGCTTCCGGAGCTGGAGGACAAGGGAGGGTCAGCGGGTTGA
- a CDS encoding helix-turn-helix domain-containing protein, producing MYSLMLVDDEDEVREGIMEKTDWVACGFRLAGAYENGRDAAEALEALRPDVLITDICMPFMDGLELSRYAAEISRDTKIVIITGYEEFDYAKEAIKLRVNEYLLKPINAREFMAFLGRLKTELDEQRASRENLSVIRQQLNQSLPLLKERFLERLSASVMKREELHRKLEYFGLTLPGPAFVSMVADIDPRQNPQAAGGAADAGSDLELLHFAVFNIFQEIFEKENGGAVFRTRDDRIGVLLCGLPESIGPLAQNLAAHAAYSVEKYLKLTLTIGIGRHCTALTQVPRSFREAGSALDYRLLLGSNRILCISDLEQGTSLHSMEYLEWEKKLLSALKMGKGSQVSSVLSAWLEEWRSAGLPVEKCYGMLYKFVVALMNWVAETGCGEAEVFGEDPFREMRALRTLDQLKQWLEGLCHRVICTLGERRSLATQSQMHLAEAYIKEHYVSESLSLQQVCDHIYMSASYFSACFKQHTGLTFVEYLTRLRIDKAKELLAATALKAYDIASRVGYPDPQYFSVIFKRHTGRTPKEFRLLAAAGETV from the coding sequence ATGTATTCGCTGATGCTGGTAGACGATGAAGATGAGGTCCGGGAAGGCATTATGGAGAAGACCGACTGGGTCGCCTGCGGCTTCCGGCTGGCAGGAGCCTATGAGAACGGCAGGGATGCGGCCGAAGCTCTGGAAGCGCTGCGCCCGGATGTCCTCATTACCGATATCTGCATGCCCTTCATGGATGGGCTGGAGCTCAGCCGCTACGCGGCGGAGATCAGCCGGGATACGAAGATCGTGATCATCACCGGCTACGAAGAGTTCGACTATGCCAAAGAGGCGATCAAGCTGAGGGTGAATGAGTATCTGCTCAAGCCGATCAATGCCAGGGAATTTATGGCTTTCCTTGGCAGGCTGAAGACGGAGCTGGATGAGCAGCGGGCCTCCAGAGAGAACCTCAGCGTCATCCGGCAGCAGCTGAACCAGAGCCTTCCCCTCCTCAAGGAGCGTTTCCTGGAACGCTTGTCGGCCTCGGTCATGAAGAGGGAAGAGCTGCACCGGAAGCTGGAGTATTTTGGGCTGACGCTGCCGGGCCCGGCCTTTGTGTCCATGGTGGCGGACATCGATCCGCGGCAGAATCCCCAGGCTGCCGGAGGGGCCGCCGATGCCGGTTCGGACCTTGAACTGCTGCACTTCGCCGTGTTCAATATTTTTCAGGAAATCTTCGAGAAGGAGAACGGCGGGGCGGTCTTTCGTACGCGGGACGACCGGATCGGCGTCCTGCTCTGCGGCCTGCCTGAGAGCATCGGGCCGCTCGCGCAGAACCTGGCCGCTCACGCAGCCTACAGCGTGGAGAAGTACCTGAAGCTTACCCTGACGATCGGCATAGGAAGGCATTGTACGGCCCTCACGCAGGTCCCCCGGTCGTTCCGGGAAGCGGGCTCGGCGCTGGATTACCGCCTGCTGCTCGGAAGCAACCGGATTCTGTGCATCAGCGATCTGGAGCAGGGGACGAGCCTGCATTCCATGGAATATCTGGAATGGGAGAAGAAGCTGCTGTCGGCTCTGAAAATGGGCAAGGGAAGTCAGGTCAGCAGCGTCCTCTCCGCCTGGCTTGAAGAATGGAGGTCGGCCGGTCTTCCGGTGGAGAAATGCTACGGCATGCTGTATAAGTTCGTGGTGGCCCTGATGAACTGGGTGGCGGAGACGGGCTGCGGCGAAGCGGAGGTATTCGGCGAAGATCCGTTCCGGGAGATGAGGGCGCTCCGAACCCTGGATCAGCTGAAGCAGTGGCTGGAAGGGCTCTGTCACCGGGTGATCTGTACCCTGGGTGAGCGGCGGAGCCTGGCCACCCAGTCTCAGATGCACCTCGCCGAGGCTTATATCAAGGAGCATTATGTGAGCGAGAGCCTGTCGCTTCAGCAGGTCTGCGACCACATCTATATGAGTGCCAGCTACTTCAGCGCCTGCTTCAAACAGCATACCGGACTGACCTTCGTGGAATATTTGACCCGTCTGCGGATCGACAAGGCCAAGGAGCTGCTGGCGGCGACGGCTCTCAAGGCCTACGACATCGCTTCCCGTGTGGGATACCCCGACCCGCAGTATTTCAGCGTCATCTTCAAACGGCATACCGGCAGGACGCCCAAGGAATTCCGCCTGCTCGCAGCAGCCGGGGAGACGGTATGA
- a CDS encoding ABC transporter substrate-binding protein produces the protein MAKKKSWFALAGVTVMAAALLGACGGNGGGSQQANAPASSEASKAGDSQAAGKVYIPVISKGFQHQFWQAVKQGAEKAAKEYQVEITFEGPESETQVDKQIEMLQAALGKKPQAVALAALDSKAVAPLLQKAKAQNIPVVGFDSGVESDVPVTTAATDNKAAAALAADKMAELIGQEGEIALIVHDQTSRTGVDRRDGFVNRIKEKYPKIRIVDVQYGGGDHLKSTDLAKAILQAHPGVKGFFGANEGSAIGVLNAAAELKKEKLVIIGFDSGKQQIEAIRSGRMAGAITQDPIGIGYWSVKAAAMAVKGESVPKTIDTGFHWYDKSNMDSDTIKPLLYN, from the coding sequence ATGGCCAAAAAGAAATCTTGGTTTGCGCTTGCCGGAGTGACCGTGATGGCGGCAGCCCTTCTGGGCGCCTGCGGGGGGAACGGGGGCGGATCGCAGCAGGCGAATGCGCCGGCTTCATCGGAAGCATCGAAGGCCGGGGACAGCCAGGCTGCCGGGAAGGTGTATATTCCCGTCATCTCGAAGGGCTTCCAGCATCAGTTCTGGCAGGCCGTCAAGCAGGGCGCGGAGAAAGCGGCCAAGGAGTATCAGGTCGAGATTACGTTCGAAGGGCCGGAGTCCGAAACGCAGGTGGATAAGCAGATCGAGATGCTGCAGGCCGCACTCGGCAAGAAACCGCAGGCTGTCGCCCTCGCCGCCTTGGACAGCAAAGCCGTCGCTCCGCTGCTGCAGAAGGCCAAAGCCCAGAACATTCCGGTCGTCGGCTTTGACTCCGGCGTCGAGAGTGACGTGCCGGTTACGACGGCGGCCACGGACAACAAGGCGGCCGCGGCGCTGGCAGCGGATAAGATGGCGGAGCTGATCGGCCAGGAGGGCGAGATTGCCCTGATCGTTCATGACCAAACGAGCCGAACGGGCGTCGACCGCCGCGACGGCTTCGTGAACCGGATCAAGGAGAAGTATCCGAAGATCCGCATCGTGGACGTTCAATACGGCGGAGGCGACCATCTGAAGTCCACGGACCTGGCCAAGGCGATCCTCCAGGCGCATCCCGGCGTGAAGGGCTTCTTCGGCGCCAATGAAGGCTCCGCGATCGGCGTGCTCAACGCGGCCGCCGAGCTGAAGAAGGAGAAGCTCGTGATCATCGGCTTCGACTCCGGCAAGCAGCAGATCGAGGCGATCCGAAGCGGCCGGATGGCGGGGGCCATTACACAGGATCCGATCGGGATCGGCTACTGGTCCGTCAAGGCGGCGGCCATGGCGGTCAAAGGCGAGAGTGTGCCGAAGACCATCGACACGGGCTTCCACTGGTACGACAAGAGCAATATGGATTCGGATACGATCAAGCCGCTGCTCTATAATTAG